The nucleotide sequence TATATAGTTTACAAGGGATGGAGATATCAAAGTATCAAACGATGATTTAGTAATGTTTgatatttagggttttggatGATAATATATAGTCTAATTATTTGACTACTTATTTTAATTAGCTCATGATCGACCTAATCTAAACAAGTAGCTCTTGTTATGGAGAGAACAATCCAAACAACAGAATTAATAGTGTGAAATTTAATAGATACAGATTTATGTGGTTCAATAATGTACCTATATCTTCATGGAGTTATAGTGATTTCACTACTTTCAAGAGAAATAAAGTACAATGAGCATACTCTCTCTCCGACTCTTTAGCCATTCACAAGAGAGAAATATGAGAAAGTTTCaaatgacttttttttaattagacGGGAAGTTCAAAAGACCAAAATTAAactcaatatttatttatatcccGAATGACTGTCTGAAACTATCCTCCTAGTTAAGCAGTCTTCAACTCAAGAGCTTTTACCCTTGTGATAATCTTAGagagtgtttggattgagggatttgaggggaagagaagagaagggaaggtaaaatacatttctctctctcatgtttggatagataaaaaagaaataaaagaaaattgatttaatttactaatttatccatactttttatgtttaagtattaagtataagggtaaaatagatttttaacttaTAGATAACTTAATTAACCATCTCTTCCCTCTAAATGACCCCATTTTGAGAGGAAGTATTTCGACAAaagtttaatgaaatattcttctcaattctcttcaaattccTCCTACCAGAATTATGTAACCGGGGCTTGTTTGTTTTAATATAACTTTTcttattctcaaaaaaaaaaaaatcctcccCTTCATTTTTTCTAAAGTACTATTCCaaataagggaattggaaggaaacttcatttcctttcttttctcttttctccaaaattttcaatccaaacacactcttaatgagTAGACTCGAACCACActcttataataataataataataataataaagacatgacgtaaaaatataaagaagaaaagaaggttgAGCTATCCTTCAACTGAATTAGCACTACATCTATATATCAAATATGATAGACTATATATAACTTTAATAATTTAGTTCCATTTGTGAGAGATTGGTCTACACAACCCTCCTGTGCATGTTTGACATATTAATGGAAAAGGATGGGACAACTTCACCATAAATACAAGCTAAAATACTAATCAagttcgtttttttttttttaaataatcatGTTTGAACTTTTTATTAAACAATGAGTAGTTTAGACTGTTTAGTGGCTGTGAATTTGATAGTGTTATGTCAAAGTGGGTGGTGATAGGGAGGGGAAAAGGAAGTGCATATATGAATAATGTGTCTCTTCAGAaggaatttaattaatcaattaattaataattttgctTAAATTTGAAGGAAATAGCAGTACCCATTTCTTGTTTGACCCGTATTCTGAGGCTAACAAGTCGCCCTGTTGTTTTCTGGCACCCAAATCCATATAACCCACCCACATGCGTGTGTGACTCCTAAGGACCctagactatatatatatatatatcaatggaTCATGCATGGTAAAACCCTGGTCTTGGATCTCTATAAAGCTGGTCTAGCTCTTACTCAACAATGTGTCAACAGTTTATACCTAACAAACATTCGTTTCAATTTCTTAAAAGGTCTCTTGTTCATGAACTTAAGGCTCTTCTGTAACTATCGtttcagtatatatatatatatatatatatatatgagtctTCCTTTTTCAGTTGGGTACTAGTGATCCCTAGTTATGCAAATGATCAATAGTGCATGTATGCTAGGTCAAAAGTTAGTAGTGTAACAGTACCcaaattaaaattgttttggTTTCTGTTCGACTTTATATACACTGACCATTTGGGTTAGGTCATTTTGTTCCCTCCAATTAGTCAATATTTCAATGTTTTCAGAAGGCATGGGCGTCCAAGCGAGAGTGGTTAGCCTAGGCATGGGCCGCATGGCAGACCGATCCACATAAATGGGCCAACAGATAGACTGGGCGTGGAAAATTGGGTCCAACTCATCTGTCACTCCTATttctgtttgaactttgaactttgaagttaaCCCAGCAATGAATTGAGTAGCCCGACAAAGGTATCTTGGGCTTACATGGATGGCCCAGGGTTTTATCCAATCACAAAAATGGATTGACAGGGTCGATTGTTGCGGCCATAAAGCTCATATGGGCAAATTACGTCTAACCCCAATAATTAGGGGCTCAGCAATTTATTTAGAATAAGAGATTGTTCAATTTTAATTCAATGATTTGAGAGGTGTGTTATATTAtgccacacttttttttttccatatttaGATGTGAATTATATACTTTAAAGAATTGTAAAGCCCGAAATTCGACCCCAAAGGCCGGGTAGACTGTCAGTTTCTACTCTAGAACAAAAGGTCTTTAAAAAAAGCTTTGCCTATTATTATagaataaaattgaaaattaccAAACAAACCTGACTCGATGACTCTAATAGAAAATGGTTACATAACATGGTCATCCCATGAAATAACCATACACAAATTGGAAAAACTTGACACAACTTTTTATTCAAAACTCCACACATAGCCAAAACAGCCTTTTAATTTAATTGGCCCTCCTACAATTCTTTCTGATTTCTCCATTTGATCCAGTGAGTGGACTAATATCTCCCATCTTGATCATGCCAGCAACAAAATCAGAATTGAACGTCTTTTCATCGTTGCTGTACGTTCGGACAATCGAGTCGGTTGATCCACCGTTGAACAATTGCTGGTCGGAATGAAGCAACCCTCTCCTGTTGATGAGGTTCTTGTAGTAGTTGTTCTCAAAAGATGTAGGAGTCTGAAGATCAAGAGGTGCCAAGTTGTTGTCCCCGGAACCTGCTGTTCTAGGGCAGTTCGATCTCCTGGTTTGTGCAAAGGAAGCGTCTATGGTGGTCTCGTTATAGATACGAGCCCTAAATGATGTGCACCTTGCTTGTCCAATTGTGTGAGATCCTAATTCATATGAACATATATGCTACGTTTAGTTATCTCAAAAATGTCATGAATTAGTACCCAAAATGTTATAATTGGCCAAAATGATTTAAGATCCCAAcagttgatatctcaattatctcatttgttgagttggacgcacatgatcTAAGTGAATTTGTGGGCTCCATATGtcccacataatatatataaaattttgtgCGTACAATTCGACAactgagataattgagatatcaattGTTGGAATCCCTATCATTATTATATAATTGTACACTAACCGGACAAAGCAACCATGTCTCTTGTGGAAAGGCCGACAGAATTGAAGCTGTTGATGAGTTGGTTTAGGTTAGAAGTTGGTGGTGGAATGCTATTATTGGCCGCTGATTGGCTTGCAGTTCTAGAATCTCTTCTTCCAAGTTTCACATTCCAAGTAGGCCCCCCAAGCTACAATAGTTCAAACATTTAGCAccacataattttttaatggGACTATTTGATACatatcttaattaattatatatatatataatatatatatatatagagagagagagaatggtaaGTAAGGTTGGAAAATGACTTACAATTCCAACCGAGTCTCGAGCAGCAATGGCAAGTATGTCAGCACAAGACACAACTCCAGAACAAACATTCTCAACTGCAGATTTTATGTTGTCGACTACGTCGAATCCTCTAGCCGAATTTCTGTTCGGGACAGCATTTTTCTCTCCGGTGAAGGAAGATGTGTCGTCTAATAGTACCGAACCATCACATCCCTATCATCAGTATTAACAAAACCAAattaacaataattaattataaaataatcaaCCTCATTTAGTCCACCAATCTTGACCGTCACGCGTTAGTATAGTCAttttaggatatatatatatatacatatatatttgttacGTACATTAACAAAGCAGTCGTGGAAGAACAAGCGGAGGAGGGAGGCACCCATTCGCGCCTCGTTCTGAATGGCGGATTGCACGGTGGACTTGACGGTGGCGAAGAGTCTAGGGCAAGATTTGGAGTAAAAATTGGTTGAAAGTTGAGCATTGGTGCCCCCCATGAAGAGAACAATAATTAGGAAGGCCAAAGTCACAACATTAGCCTtgagaaatgaagaaaaagccATAATTAATCCTAGCTTACTAGAGAATACAATCGCCAGGAAAGGAAAATAGTGCTTGTGATTGGTTTGAAAACTGTGGAACACTAGACAGGGTTTATATAGAGCCCTTCTAAAGGTATGACTAAAGCCTGGGGAGGGTCGGCAGGTGACCTAACACGTA is from Tripterygium wilfordii isolate XIE 37 chromosome 14, ASM1340144v1, whole genome shotgun sequence and encodes:
- the LOC120015277 gene encoding peroxidase 4-like, whose translation is MAFSSFLKANVVTLAFLIIVLFMGGTNAQLSTNFYSKSCPRLFATVKSTVQSAIQNEARMGASLLRLFFHDCFVNGCDGSVLLDDTSSFTGEKNAVPNRNSARGFDVVDNIKSAVENVCSGVVSCADILAIAARDSVGILGGPTWNVKLGRRDSRTASQSAANNSIPPPTSNLNQLINSFNSVGLSTRDMVALSGSHTIGQARCTSFRARIYNETTIDASFAQTRRSNCPRTAGSGDNNLAPLDLQTPTSFENNYYKNLINRRGLLHSDQQLFNGGSTDSIVRTYSNDEKTFNSDFVAGMIKMGDISPLTGSNGEIRKNCRRAN